A window of Paucidesulfovibrio gracilis DSM 16080 genomic DNA:
GGATCGATTTCCAGCGCTTTTGAGTACGCGTTTTCCGCTTCCGTGGTTTCCCACATATCGTGCAGTGCCGCGCCCAGGTGCAGCCAGGCCGCCACGGCATCGGGCCGCACCTTGCACGCGGTGCGCAAAAACCCCACGGCTTCCCGGCCGCGACCCAGATCCAGCAACACGCTACCCAGATTCACCAATGCGGCGAAATCCTCGGCGTTGCGGTGCAAGGCTTCCACATAGCAGGCCATGGCCTCCCGCAGCTGGCCGTTGTCCTTGAGCAGATTGCCAAAGCGAACATAGGGCTGGGCGAGTTCCGGTTCCATGGCAATGCACTGTTTATACTGCTCCACGGCTTCGGCCAGACGACCGCATCCCTCAAACGCCATTCCCCAATGCAAACGAAGCCGCCCGGTCCTGGGCAGCCATTTTACAGCACGGCTCAACAAATGCTCGGCGCGACGGTGACGGCCGCTCTGCAGGGCCACGGACCCCAGCAGCCACAATGCCTCGGCATCGTCAGGCCATTGGTTCAAGATCCGGCGACACAGCTCGCGAACCCTGTCCAGCCGCCCCCGGCGCTGCTCCATGTTCGCCAACTCCAACAATTTTGAGCGATCCCGGCTGTCCGGTCCGTCCATAGCTCCCCCCTTTGCGCCGGGCCGCGACGCCCCATCGGTTGCCCAAGCGGTTCCGGCTACTCCTGCTCCAAAAATTCCGCCATAAATGCCTGCTCCCGTTCCGGCAAAACCGACACCCACCAGGCCAGCTCACCACGGGTCCACAACAAATGGACCATGCCCAAGCCTTCGGTGCGGTAAACGTCCACTCCGCTGCGCCGCTCCGCCTTGGGCGGGGTAAAGGGAGACGGTCCCCGGAGCATGCGCTCCACCATCACGGCCAATTGCTCCCGCGCTTCGGCCGCATTGCTCGCCCGGGAAACCCACACCTGGGCCGCGGGTGGATGCCCGCCCCCATAGGTGGCCACTGCCGCATCCTCCACCTTGATGCTCTTGCCATGCAGTTTGTTCACGGCATGCCGGCCCGCCTCACCGGATAAAAATTCCGTTCGTGCGGTTCCGTCCACTTCCGTGGGCAGCAGGTCCGCCACATCCTGCGTTTGGCCGCAGGCAGCCAGCAGCAACCACAATAATCCGCAAATCAATACAAAGGATCCTCGCCGCACAGAACTCATTCTTTTCCCTTCTTTTTTTCAGGATGCTTTCCTAAACGACCAACATCCACAACATAGTGTACCCCTTGCCGCTCCACCACCAGGGTCAGGGACTGCCCTTGCTCATGCGCCTGCTTCCCTGCCCGGTGCAAATCCATAAACCCATGCATCGGCCGACCCTGGGCCTCGACCAGACGGTCCCCGGGGCGGATGCCCACCCTCTCCGCCCTGGACTCCGGCCGCACCGCCACAACCACGATCCGGCCTTCGCGCGCTTCAATGGTCATCCCCATGCGGCTCTCAAACGCCGGAGGGCAATAGAACAGGACATCGCCATCCTCCGGGTGAAACTCCGTGGCGTCGCGCAGGGGCACCAGGGCAACCACCTTGGCTTTGGGGGCGAGGATCCGCAATCTTGAGGCAATGCCCCAGCCGCGTTCCACATGCCCGGACCCGGCAAAAACCAGCACGGGCCGCCCGGTGCTGCGGTGCAGACCAAGGGCATTTTGCGCCATGGCGGTATCCCAGAGCGCCTGTACCGTCAAAAATCTCTCCAATTCGCCGGACCCCAGCCCTCTGGTAGCGTGCTCGCCAAACAACCGTTGCAAAAACTCGCGTTGTCCGTTTGGCGGTGGAATGATCTCGCGCGGGAGCTGCTCCCTGTCTTCCGGGGACAGCCCCTCCAGACCTTGACGCCCCACAGCCTTGACCAAACGTCTGGGGGCGTTGATTCCGGCCACGGGCAATCCATACGCCTGCGCAAGCCCAAGCTGCGGGGCAAAAAGGGAGAAAGGATAGCCCCAAATGGTTTTCCAGTCCAAGGCCGTTGGCAGTGTTTCCAGATCCAATTCCCCGGCGGCAAACCGATCCAGCACTGGCTGCAGGTCCGCTCCCACCATCTCCAGCCCCACGGCGGGCCGTTGCCCGCCCTTGAGCATCAGAGCCAGAATACGACGCTGGAACGCATGGTCACACACGCTGGTATGGCCCTCGCCCACTAGCACGAAATCCGCTTCCTCCAACAATGGGGCGACATCTTCCAGGGCAAGCCGATCCCCGTTGCTGTTGGCCAACTCCCCGCGCTCGGGCAAAAAACGCAGGACCATGGGGTTGAGTGGAACCGGCTTCGGTCCTGCACAGGCCGCAAGCACGCACGCGACCAGCAGTCCGCACCCCATCATCATCCTCTGAGGCCATGTTCTTGACAAATTTTTCCCTTGGCTCAACCTCGTTTGCATGGTGCTCCTTGTCCACGATTCAGCGTGGGTCTGTTTGCAGCAAGAATTCCGGCGCATGAATGGTCACGGGGAGTCCGGCCGCGTCCCGAGGGGGCTTTCCGGTCTTTGGATCGCTCCCCAGACGGATCAAGGGATTTTGTCCACCAGCCAACGCCAGCACCATGGCGTCCGCGCAATCATCCCAGGCCACCGATGTGCCGAATTTCCGCATCGCTTCCTTGATACGGTCTTTGGCATTCCGGCACAACCCGGTCAGCGCCATTCCCCGCTCCTCCCGTCCCGGGCCGGACCGTTTGGCGTACACAGCGGGACCACCGAGCAAGGCCGCAAAAAATAGTTCCGGGTGGCATTCCAAGACCCGGTCAGGACATGCCCGGCCCTCGCGCAACGCCTGATCCACCTCCCGGATGCGCGGTGCAATGTTCCAGGCCTGGATACTCAATCCACGGCCCGTGACCTCCCTGTTCACGGCTGAGGCCCGGGCATGGTCGGACTGGCCCAATGCTTCGCGGCATGGCGGGGAAAACACACTGGCCCGGCGTGGTCCAAGGCGCTTTCTGGCCTCCCGGTCACACGGCCGCACCGGCATGCCCGCATGGGGCAGACCAATGGGCATGTCGATCAACAGACGGGTTTGCACGGTCCCGGTCTCCGGTACATCGTTGGCACCGAGTCCCGGGTGCTCCTCCAATAGCGAATCAAATACTGGATACAGGACAAAATCCAACCGGTCCGCACGGCGGATCGCAGCCAACCAGCCGCCCCGGCATCCATCCACACCGATCCCGAGCACTTCTTTTTCATGCAAGCTTTTTTGCATACCTTATCACTCTGTCATTACATCTTTTTCTTTTGCCAATTTTAATCTTTTTGCAAACAAAACCGCCCCGAAGTACGTGACTCCGGGGCGGGCATCTTCGCGATGGAAAGGGTGTTCGCTAATCCCAGGTACGCTTGTCCTCGATGGGCCGGATCTGCGGCGGCAGGGTTCCCGGAGCCAACACCTTGAGGATGGGACGCAGCTTAATCTTCTCGCGGAAGGTGTGCAGCAGTTCATCCTCACGCCGGAACGCTCCGGACTCGATGTTCAGCACCATCTCGTCCACGCCGCCGGGGTTGGTGACCTCGATCTGCCAACGCTTAATTTCCTCAAACTGGGCCATGACCTGTTCCACCTGGTGCGGATACACGAACATACCCTTGATGCGGGCCGTGGTGTCCACGCGGCCGACAATGCCGCCAAGTCGTGGGCTGGTACGGCCGCAGGCGCAGGGGCTGCGGTCAAGGTATCCCAGGTCGCCCGTGGCCAAACGGATCAGCGGATAGGTCTTGTTGAAAGCCGTGACCACGATCTCGCCCACTTCCCCGTCCTTGAGCGGAATACCCGTGTCCGGATGGCAGATTTCCACGAACGCCCGGTTCGAGAGGTGCAGCCCGGTTTTGTGGAAGCATTCGTACCCGATGCAGCCCACATCCGCAGTGCCGTAGCCCTGACGCATGATGCAGTCGAATTTCTTTTCCAGGGTGGAGCGCATTTTCTCGGAGAACTTTTCCCCCGTGACGAACGCCACTTCCAAGAACAAATCCTTCCGCAGGGAAAGCCCCATTTCTTCGGCCTT
This region includes:
- a CDS encoding ChaN family lipoprotein, which encodes MGCGLLVACVLAACAGPKPVPLNPMVLRFLPERGELANSNGDRLALEDVAPLLEEADFVLVGEGHTSVCDHAFQRRILALMLKGGQRPAVGLEMVGADLQPVLDRFAAGELDLETLPTALDWKTIWGYPFSLFAPQLGLAQAYGLPVAGINAPRRLVKAVGRQGLEGLSPEDREQLPREIIPPPNGQREFLQRLFGEHATRGLGSGELERFLTVQALWDTAMAQNALGLHRSTGRPVLVFAGSGHVERGWGIASRLRILAPKAKVVALVPLRDATEFHPEDGDVLFYCPPAFESRMGMTIEAREGRIVVVAVRPESRAERVGIRPGDRLVEAQGRPMHGFMDLHRAGKQAHEQGQSLTLVVERQGVHYVVDVGRLGKHPEKKKGKE
- a CDS encoding DUF429 domain-containing protein, encoding MQKSLHEKEVLGIGVDGCRGGWLAAIRRADRLDFVLYPVFDSLLEEHPGLGANDVPETGTVQTRLLIDMPIGLPHAGMPVRPCDREARKRLGPRRASVFSPPCREALGQSDHARASAVNREVTGRGLSIQAWNIAPRIREVDQALREGRACPDRVLECHPELFFAALLGGPAVYAKRSGPGREERGMALTGLCRNAKDRIKEAMRKFGTSVAWDDCADAMVLALAGGQNPLIRLGSDPKTGKPPRDAAGLPVTIHAPEFLLQTDPR
- a CDS encoding phenylacetate--CoA ligase family protein, giving the protein MTRKDRTEGIYSRREVLDESERRQYYQLQLKELLSYAYRYSEDVKKRFDRAQFNVDKFRTLADLKHIPIIKKKELIFLQSMGPRLGGLLTKDLGELRRVFLSPGPIFDPEDRAEDYWGWTEGFYASGFRSGDVTQITFNYHLAPAGLMFEEPLKALSCAVIPAGPSNTTSQIEIMQKLRVTGYVGTPSFLMHLAQKAEEMGLSLRKDLFLEVAFVTGEKFSEKMRSTLEKKFDCIMRQGYGTADVGCIGYECFHKTGLHLSNRAFVEICHPDTGIPLKDGEVGEIVVTAFNKTYPLIRLATGDLGYLDRSPCACGRTSPRLGGIVGRVDTTARIKGMFVYPHQVEQVMAQFEEIKRWQIEVTNPGGVDEMVLNIESGAFRREDELLHTFREKIKLRPILKVLAPGTLPPQIRPIEDKRTWD